The Acidimicrobiales bacterium genome includes a window with the following:
- the cofE gene encoding coenzyme F420-0:L-glutamate ligase yields MSGPLSIIPVTGIGEIGPGDDLAAIIAEAADLAGGGLLDGDVLVVTQKVVSKAEDRLVDVDPEVGHKPLVERESVRVLRRRGDLIISETTHGFVCANAGIDLSNVEAGQAALLPVDSDRSARRIRDALIHRFGVDVAVVVSDTFGRTWRRGVTDVAIGCAGLRPVVDLRGTTDALGRELQVTEVAVVDEIAAAAELVMGKAYGIPVAVVRGVDPAWFGDGSVVDDVVRSPDEDLFR; encoded by the coding sequence ATGAGCGGCCCGCTGTCCATTATCCCGGTGACCGGCATCGGCGAGATCGGACCCGGTGACGACCTTGCGGCCATCATCGCCGAAGCCGCCGATCTGGCCGGCGGCGGGTTGCTGGACGGTGACGTGCTGGTGGTGACCCAGAAGGTGGTCTCCAAGGCCGAGGACCGCCTCGTCGACGTGGATCCTGAGGTCGGGCACAAGCCGCTGGTGGAGCGTGAATCGGTCCGGGTGCTGCGACGTCGGGGCGACCTGATCATCAGCGAGACCACGCACGGGTTCGTATGCGCCAACGCCGGAATCGACCTCTCCAACGTGGAGGCCGGGCAGGCCGCTTTGCTTCCCGTGGATTCGGACCGGTCGGCCCGACGGATCCGCGATGCCCTGATCCACCGCTTCGGTGTCGACGTGGCCGTGGTGGTCAGCGACACCTTCGGACGAACATGGCGGCGCGGAGTGACCGACGTGGCAATCGGGTGTGCGGGCCTGCGTCCTGTGGTCGACCTGCGGGGCACCACCGATGCGCTGGGCCGAGAGCTACAGGTGACGGAGGTGGCTGTGGTGGACGAGATTGCGGCGGCCGCCGAACTCGTCATGGGTAAGGCCTACGGGATCCCGGTGGCCGTGGTGCGCGGTGTGGACCCGGCGTGGTTCGGCGACGGGAGCGTTGTCGACGACGTGGTCCGATCCCCCGACGAGGACCTGTTCCGCTAG
- the cofD gene encoding 2-phospho-L-lactate transferase → MITVLAGGVGAARLLRGMIRAVPAHEVTAIVNTADDLVLHGLSISPDLDTVTYTLAEAVNPETGWGLVGETWQAMEALERLGGAAWFRLGDRDLGTHLHRTGRLADGAGLTEVTAEITRAFGINARLLPMTEDRVATMVTLSSNGVPTDGATEMEIGFQDYFVGLRHDVPISGVRFDGINAARPAPGVLDAITSADTVVVAPSNPIVSIGPVVAVPGVAKALAARRNDVVAVSPIVAGSALKGPAERMLRELGHEPTVVGVARLYRDFASTLVVDSADGELVDAVEAEGMRCMVTPTVMTDVGVATDLCRTLLSLDRPAESPARQPR, encoded by the coding sequence GTGATCACCGTCCTGGCCGGTGGGGTGGGCGCGGCCCGCCTACTGCGCGGCATGATCCGCGCCGTGCCGGCCCACGAGGTCACGGCGATCGTCAACACGGCCGACGACCTGGTACTCCACGGACTGTCGATCTCACCCGACCTCGACACCGTGACCTACACCCTGGCTGAAGCGGTGAACCCCGAGACCGGCTGGGGTCTGGTCGGTGAGACGTGGCAGGCCATGGAGGCCCTGGAGCGGCTCGGCGGGGCGGCGTGGTTCCGCCTCGGCGACCGTGACCTGGGAACCCACCTCCACCGAACCGGTCGACTAGCCGACGGGGCAGGCCTCACCGAGGTGACCGCCGAGATCACGCGGGCGTTCGGCATCAACGCCCGCCTGCTTCCCATGACCGAGGACCGGGTGGCCACCATGGTGACCCTCTCCTCTAACGGGGTTCCCACAGACGGGGCTACCGAGATGGAGATCGGCTTCCAGGACTACTTCGTGGGCCTCCGCCACGACGTGCCCATATCGGGCGTCCGGTTCGACGGCATCAACGCGGCCCGACCGGCACCTGGCGTGCTGGACGCCATCACGTCGGCCGACACGGTGGTCGTGGCACCGTCCAACCCGATCGTGTCCATCGGCCCGGTCGTCGCCGTGCCCGGCGTCGCGAAGGCCCTGGCCGCCCGGCGGAACGATGTGGTCGCCGTGTCGCCCATCGTGGCCGGCTCGGCGCTGAAGGGACCCGCCGAACGCATGCTGCGCGAGCTCGGCCATGAACCAACGGTGGTCGGCGTGGCCCGCCTCTACCGCGACTTCGCCTCCACCCTGGTGGTGGACTCCGCGGATGGCGAACTGGTCGACGCCGTGGAAGCCGAGGGGATGCGGTGCATGGTCACTCCGACGGTCATGACCGACGTCGGCGTGGCCACCGACCTCTGCCGGACGCTGCTCTCGCTGGACCGGCCGGCGGAATCCCCGGCGAGGCAACCCCGATGA
- a CDS encoding DUF5719 family protein has product MNATRGPAILVLAAMTAAAAALSSGPVEVSGAEARPEARAATTLDSSSTALWFCTGPTAELDGIDERTVEVVGISASPTEGRVTVVDEAGRAVERAFRIDPGDRLRISPGQFVSGAMFAGVTVEVRGGAAVVGQTVAGPDGADRRPCTTRASDTWVVPWSTTARPGNRAWVLLHNPFRAAAVADLRFVGDIGRRETLDSQGVVVPGRSIVAYDVTERIADSAVVSATIDVRVGRVVVTRLQASDGSGPLATRGLDLAPGVPELATRAFIPGVGTGAVSTGSPGAGTSVVVVNTGVEAVEAEVVVRTGEEVTGLEPWRLVLRAGQRHVVDLDAGRLEGADAFGVEVRTLDGRPIAASVVQRFGGDGVSEASSSVEGGLAVRPAAVVAARGWVVDLNDRYGATADVLAVMNPASEGIATIEVKVLAGTAPAGVARSVELAPGTQVSFDLAGGPPAVLAVESTAPVIVSIHSRTGEGATASFAVAVAGTEARPVPSN; this is encoded by the coding sequence ATGAACGCCACCCGGGGTCCGGCCATCCTGGTGCTGGCTGCCATGACGGCTGCGGCGGCCGCGCTCTCTTCCGGACCGGTCGAGGTGTCAGGCGCCGAGGCCCGCCCTGAGGCCCGAGCCGCCACGACCCTCGACAGTTCCTCGACGGCCCTCTGGTTCTGTACCGGGCCGACCGCTGAACTGGACGGGATCGATGAGCGGACCGTCGAGGTGGTGGGGATCTCGGCTTCACCCACCGAGGGTCGGGTGACGGTGGTGGACGAAGCCGGTCGGGCCGTGGAGCGGGCCTTCAGGATCGATCCGGGAGACCGCCTCAGGATCTCGCCCGGCCAGTTCGTCTCCGGGGCGATGTTCGCCGGTGTCACCGTCGAGGTCAGGGGTGGTGCCGCCGTGGTAGGCCAGACGGTGGCCGGTCCGGACGGAGCGGATCGTCGGCCATGCACGACCAGGGCTTCTGATACCTGGGTGGTGCCCTGGTCGACCACGGCCCGGCCCGGAAATCGTGCCTGGGTGCTGCTCCACAATCCGTTCCGAGCCGCAGCGGTGGCCGATCTACGGTTCGTCGGCGACATCGGTCGCCGCGAGACTTTGGACTCCCAGGGCGTCGTGGTGCCCGGCCGTTCCATTGTGGCCTACGACGTGACGGAGCGGATCGCCGATTCCGCGGTCGTTTCGGCCACCATCGACGTCCGCGTGGGTCGGGTGGTGGTTACTCGACTCCAGGCGTCGGACGGGTCGGGCCCCCTGGCCACCCGGGGTCTGGACCTGGCTCCCGGGGTGCCGGAGCTCGCCACCCGGGCATTCATTCCCGGGGTCGGCACGGGAGCGGTGTCGACCGGAAGCCCGGGTGCCGGTACGTCGGTGGTGGTCGTCAACACGGGCGTGGAGGCCGTTGAGGCCGAGGTGGTGGTCCGGACCGGTGAAGAGGTGACCGGCCTGGAGCCGTGGCGTCTGGTGCTGAGGGCCGGCCAGCGCCACGTGGTGGACCTAGATGCCGGTCGTCTCGAGGGGGCTGACGCCTTCGGGGTGGAAGTGAGGACGCTGGACGGTCGCCCGATCGCCGCTTCGGTGGTGCAGCGGTTCGGAGGTGACGGTGTCTCAGAGGCCAGTAGTTCAGTAGAGGGCGGCCTGGCGGTACGGCCGGCGGCTGTCGTGGCGGCTCGAGGGTGGGTGGTGGATCTCAATGATCGGTACGGGGCCACCGCTGATGTCCTCGCCGTCATGAATCCAGCCAGCGAGGGAATCGCCACCATCGAGGTGAAGGTTCTGGCCGGGACAGCACCGGCTGGTGTGGCGCGTTCGGTGGAGTTGGCGCCCGGGACGCAGGTCTCGTTCGATCTGGCGGGCGGACCACCGGCGGTTCTGGCCGTGGAGTCCACGGCGCCGGTCATTGTCTCTATCCACAGCAGGACAGGTGAGGGAGCAACCGCTTCTTTCGCAGTGGCGGTCGCCGGGACCGAGGCCCGGCCCGTTCCCAGCAACTGA
- a CDS encoding glycosyltransferase family 1 protein encodes MSSDRSGPARIAVDLLWLVPGDVGGSEEYAVRTLLAYASHGPSDLRPVVHLTGAAAEAHPELGQLLDVETCPVDNRHRGRRLLAESTWLASRTRLLDAVHHMGGRIPARTGAPVAVTVHDLQPLDHPEHFSVAKRAYLGRALPRSIRRADVVVAVSDGVAHQIMDRFAIPAERVAVVSSGVVPAVGLPVPSDPPTILYPAVTHPHKRHVLLVEAFHLLAGRHPTVRLVLTGGPGRAEGDVRKAIDGGPHAERIDRTGRIPADLLASHLSGASVVAFPSSYEGFGLPVVEAMAAGVPVLVSDGTPAADLVGGGSVVPAVAGPDQWANELERLLVDDHHRRALVDAGRLGATTHTWEGSADALERAWRLLLATAPPAARRGSEA; translated from the coding sequence ATGAGCAGTGACCGGTCCGGACCGGCCCGGATCGCCGTCGACCTGCTGTGGCTGGTGCCCGGTGACGTCGGGGGGAGCGAGGAATACGCCGTGCGAACCCTGCTGGCCTACGCATCCCACGGACCGTCCGATCTGCGGCCCGTTGTCCACCTGACCGGAGCGGCGGCCGAAGCCCACCCGGAACTGGGCCAGTTACTCGATGTCGAGACCTGCCCGGTGGACAACCGTCACCGGGGCCGCCGACTGCTGGCCGAGTCAACGTGGTTGGCTTCGCGAACCCGGCTACTGGACGCCGTCCACCACATGGGCGGCAGAATCCCCGCCCGGACAGGAGCGCCGGTGGCCGTCACCGTCCACGACCTCCAACCCCTCGACCACCCGGAGCACTTCTCGGTGGCCAAGCGGGCCTACCTGGGTCGAGCGCTGCCCCGCTCGATCCGGCGGGCCGACGTGGTGGTCGCCGTCTCGGATGGCGTCGCCCATCAGATCATGGACCGCTTCGCCATCCCGGCCGAGAGAGTGGCCGTGGTCTCGTCCGGGGTCGTGCCTGCCGTCGGGCTCCCGGTTCCGTCGGATCCACCGACCATCCTCTATCCGGCGGTCACCCACCCCCACAAGCGACACGTCCTACTCGTCGAGGCGTTCCATCTGCTGGCGGGTCGACACCCCACGGTCCGACTGGTACTCACCGGGGGACCAGGCCGAGCCGAGGGCGACGTTCGTAAGGCCATCGACGGCGGCCCCCACGCCGAGCGGATCGACCGGACCGGACGGATCCCCGCCGACCTCCTGGCCTCTCACCTCTCGGGTGCCTCGGTGGTGGCCTTCCCGTCTTCCTACGAGGGCTTCGGCCTCCCCGTGGTGGAGGCCATGGCGGCCGGAGTGCCCGTGCTCGTGTCGGATGGGACGCCGGCAGCGGACCTGGTGGGTGGTGGCTCGGTAGTGCCGGCGGTAGCCGGCCCCGACCAGTGGGCTAACGAGTTGGAGCGACTACTGGTCGACGATCACCACCGGCGAGCGCTGGTCGACGCTGGTCGACTGGGGGCCACAACCCACACCTGGGAGGGGTCAGCGGATGCTCTGGAGCGGGCGTGGCGACTCCTGTTGGCCACGGCCCCGCCCGCCGCACGACGCGGGTCGGAGGCCTGA
- the gmd gene encoding GDP-mannose 4,6-dehydratase, producing the protein MADPTADPATGPPAGTSTNSTTKRALITGITGQDGSYLAEFLLDRGYEVTGMVRRSSTVNYERIAHLMDRVEFHSGDLLDQLSMVEAVREHAPDEVYNLAAQSFVQTSFGQPVLTGETTALGVTRMLDAIRLVDPTIRFYQASSSEMFGKVHEVPQNESTPFHPRSPYGVAKVYGHWITVNYRESYGLHACSGMLFNHESPRRGLEFVTRKISHAAAQIALGKATELRLGNLDAKRDWGFAGDYVDAMWRMLQQDEPGDFVICTGETHTVREFCQAAFARVGLDWEKYVVVDQKFYRPAEVDLLVGDGTRAADQLGWQPTVGFVELVEMMVDADMALLEGRLRNLS; encoded by the coding sequence ATGGCTGACCCCACGGCTGACCCAGCAACCGGCCCCCCTGCTGGAACCTCTACCAACTCTACGACGAAGCGCGCCCTCATCACGGGCATCACCGGGCAGGACGGCTCCTACCTGGCCGAGTTCCTATTGGACCGCGGCTACGAGGTGACCGGCATGGTCCGTCGGAGTTCCACGGTCAACTACGAACGCATTGCCCACCTGATGGATCGAGTCGAGTTCCATTCCGGCGACCTTCTGGACCAGCTGTCCATGGTGGAGGCCGTCCGGGAGCACGCTCCCGACGAGGTCTACAACCTGGCCGCCCAGTCGTTCGTCCAGACGTCGTTCGGCCAGCCGGTCTTGACCGGCGAGACCACGGCCCTCGGTGTGACCCGGATGCTCGACGCGATCCGACTGGTCGACCCGACGATCCGCTTCTACCAGGCCAGCTCGAGCGAGATGTTCGGCAAGGTCCACGAGGTCCCCCAGAACGAGTCCACCCCCTTCCATCCCAGGAGCCCTTACGGGGTGGCCAAGGTCTACGGGCACTGGATCACCGTGAACTATCGGGAGAGCTACGGGCTGCACGCCTGCTCGGGGATGCTCTTCAACCATGAGAGCCCCCGTCGAGGCCTCGAGTTCGTCACTCGCAAGATCAGCCACGCCGCAGCCCAGATCGCCCTTGGAAAGGCCACCGAACTGCGCCTCGGCAACCTGGACGCCAAGCGCGACTGGGGATTCGCCGGCGACTACGTGGACGCCATGTGGCGGATGCTCCAGCAGGACGAACCCGGGGATTTCGTGATCTGCACCGGCGAGACCCACACCGTCCGGGAGTTCTGCCAGGCCGCCTTCGCCCGGGTCGGACTGGACTGGGAGAAGTACGTGGTGGTCGACCAGAAGTTCTACAGGCCGGCCGAGGTCGACCTGCTGGTCGGTGACGGCACCCGGGCCGCCGACCAACTCGGCTGGCAGCCCACCGTCGGCTTCGTGGAGCTGGTCGAGATGATGGTCGACGCGGACATGGCCCTGCTCGAGGGTCGCCTCCGGAACCTGTCCTGA
- a CDS encoding GDP-mannose 4,6-dehydratase yields MKALVTGAAGFVGRHLVAHLEAEGDDVTTTDRAAGGADLLATEDLHSEIAAASPEVVYHLAGQADVGGSWDDAAGTLRSNAEGTLNLLASARRHGVRRVVTVSSADLYGIVAPDDLPLAEDAPLRPVSPYGASKAAADLIALQAFLGHQQDVVRARSFNHLGPGQSDRFVCSALAARVVANELAGHDVVTVGNLEARRDFTDVRDVVRAYRRLAVDGEPGAAYNVCTGRSVAVSDIAHRLLAMSDRSMRLEEDPALHRPTDVPELVGDPSRIHHDTGWTPEITLDATLADLLDDWRRRLREPAPAD; encoded by the coding sequence ATGAAGGCACTGGTCACCGGTGCCGCAGGCTTCGTGGGCCGCCATCTGGTCGCCCACCTGGAGGCCGAGGGTGATGACGTGACCACCACCGATCGGGCGGCGGGCGGCGCCGACCTCCTGGCTACCGAGGACCTCCACAGTGAGATCGCCGCCGCGTCACCTGAGGTGGTGTACCACCTGGCCGGCCAGGCCGACGTGGGTGGGTCGTGGGATGACGCGGCGGGCACCCTCCGATCCAACGCCGAGGGCACGCTGAACCTCCTGGCGTCCGCCCGCCGCCACGGCGTCCGCCGTGTGGTCACGGTGAGTAGCGCCGACCTGTACGGCATTGTCGCCCCCGACGACCTCCCGTTGGCCGAGGACGCCCCGCTCCGGCCGGTGTCCCCCTACGGCGCCAGCAAGGCGGCCGCCGACCTGATCGCCCTCCAGGCCTTCCTCGGCCACCAGCAGGACGTGGTCCGGGCACGGTCGTTCAACCACCTCGGGCCGGGCCAGAGCGACCGGTTCGTCTGTTCGGCACTGGCCGCCCGGGTCGTCGCCAACGAGTTGGCCGGCCACGACGTGGTCACCGTCGGGAACCTGGAGGCCCGCCGGGATTTCACCGATGTCCGCGACGTGGTCCGGGCCTACCGGCGACTGGCCGTGGACGGCGAACCGGGCGCCGCCTACAACGTCTGCACCGGGCGATCAGTAGCCGTCAGCGACATTGCCCACCGCCTCTTGGCCATGTCCGACCGGTCCATGCGTCTCGAGGAGGACCCGGCCCTCCACCGACCGACCGACGTCCCCGAGCTCGTGGGCGATCCGTCCCGCATCCACCACGACACCGGCTGGACACCCGAGATCACCCTCGATGCGACGCTGGCCGACCTGCTCGACGACTGGCGACGGCGCCTTCGTGAGCCGGCCCCGGCAGACTGA
- a CDS encoding NDP-sugar synthase, which yields MQAVVLVGGLGTRLRPLTADTPKQMLPVVDRPMIEHVVAHLTGHGVTRVVLSMGFHPEAFTDAYPDGTCVGVPLHYAVEPEPLDTAGAVRFAAVAAGIDETFLVLNGDVLTDLDVSTMVADHRASGAMGTIALTEVDDPSRYGVVTVAPDDGSVELGDMTHGRVTGFVEKPPRGEAPSNWINAGTYVLEPAVLDRIEAGRRVSIEREVFPSLAAEGSLRAVCSEAYWLDTGTPEAYLQAQTDLLDGTRARMEPLAATASVAVDAVVDRAVVMSGACVGSGATVCDAVLMEGAVVEAGAVVRHSVLGPGARVGRRAEVTGWSLIGRGQVVGDDARVDGSRIPDEG from the coding sequence GTGCAGGCCGTCGTCCTCGTCGGGGGACTGGGTACCCGACTTCGTCCGCTCACCGCGGACACACCCAAGCAGATGCTGCCGGTCGTGGATCGACCCATGATCGAACACGTGGTGGCCCATCTAACCGGCCACGGGGTGACCCGGGTGGTGCTGTCGATGGGCTTTCATCCCGAGGCCTTCACCGATGCGTACCCGGATGGGACCTGTGTCGGGGTGCCGCTGCACTACGCCGTCGAACCCGAGCCTCTGGACACCGCCGGAGCGGTGCGGTTCGCCGCCGTCGCCGCCGGAATCGACGAGACCTTCCTGGTTCTGAACGGTGACGTCCTGACCGACCTCGACGTCTCGACCATGGTCGCCGACCACCGGGCGTCGGGAGCGATGGGGACCATTGCGTTGACCGAGGTCGACGATCCCTCGCGTTACGGGGTGGTCACGGTCGCACCCGACGACGGTTCGGTCGAACTGGGGGACATGACCCACGGCCGGGTGACCGGCTTCGTCGAAAAGCCGCCCCGTGGCGAGGCACCCTCGAACTGGATAAACGCCGGCACTTACGTCCTTGAACCGGCAGTCCTCGACCGCATCGAAGCTGGTCGCCGGGTATCCATCGAACGGGAGGTCTTTCCTTCGCTGGCTGCCGAAGGGAGCCTCCGTGCGGTTTGCTCGGAGGCCTACTGGCTCGACACCGGAACGCCCGAGGCCTACCTCCAGGCCCAGACCGACCTGTTGGACGGGACCCGGGCCCGAATGGAACCGCTGGCCGCCACAGCCTCCGTGGCGGTGGACGCGGTAGTGGATCGTGCCGTGGTCATGTCCGGGGCCTGCGTGGGGTCCGGGGCGACCGTGTGTGATGCTGTCCTCATGGAGGGGGCGGTTGTCGAAGCCGGAGCGGTGGTCCGCCATTCGGTGCTTGGTCCCGGTGCACGGGTCGGACGTCGGGCAGAGGTCACCGGCTGGAGCCTGATCGGCCGTGGCCAGGTGGTCGGCGACGATGCGAGGGTCGACGGTTCGCGCATCCCCGACGAGGGCTGA
- a CDS encoding glycosyltransferase family 4 protein produces the protein MRLLVLTPHLRPDSAPTGVVVSAIVDALTGAGHDVHVVTSLPWYREHRVEDRWRGRLVRRGHHGTATVTRLHPFPTDKGNLVARALGFIGLTGLATVAGLAARGPFDGVIAVSPPLTFGAAGWLLSRRHRCPLVFNVQDVFPDVAVEVGAIRSPRAIAFFRWLERATYRRADAVTVLSVDLAANVARKIDVAGGTGRRPVVRVVPNFVDTESIRPADRMTRYRVEHGLGDRTVVMYAGNLGHSQSLDLVVAAADCHRDRHDLVYVVNGGGVRADDLRAAAAQRKNLVVVDYQPADRVPEVLASADLHLVPLRAGLGESSVPSKTYSVLAAGRPLIASIDEDSEVARVVVEAGAGLAVPPDDVEALVEAVEALVADPERRTRMGEAGRRWAKAWRSPDQVAVTYAELVAELGGAGA, from the coding sequence GTGCGACTTCTTGTCCTGACCCCGCACCTGCGGCCCGACTCGGCTCCCACCGGCGTGGTGGTTTCGGCCATCGTCGACGCCCTGACCGGTGCCGGCCACGACGTCCACGTCGTCACCTCGCTGCCGTGGTACCGGGAGCACCGGGTGGAGGACCGGTGGCGTGGTCGACTGGTCCGGCGTGGCCACCACGGGACGGCGACGGTGACCCGCCTCCATCCGTTCCCCACCGACAAGGGCAACCTCGTGGCCCGGGCCCTGGGGTTCATCGGACTGACCGGCCTGGCCACGGTGGCTGGCCTGGCTGCCCGAGGGCCGTTCGACGGGGTGATCGCCGTGTCGCCGCCGCTCACCTTCGGGGCCGCCGGATGGCTGCTGTCCCGTCGCCACCGCTGCCCGCTGGTATTCAACGTGCAAGACGTGTTCCCGGACGTGGCCGTCGAGGTGGGGGCCATCCGGTCGCCCCGAGCCATAGCGTTCTTCCGGTGGCTGGAGCGGGCCACTTACCGGCGGGCCGACGCCGTCACCGTCCTGTCCGTCGACCTGGCGGCCAACGTCGCCCGGAAGATCGACGTGGCCGGTGGTACGGGCCGCCGCCCGGTGGTCCGAGTGGTGCCCAACTTCGTGGACACCGAGTCGATCCGGCCCGCCGACCGGATGACTCGTTACCGGGTCGAGCACGGGCTGGGCGACCGGACGGTCGTCATGTACGCCGGGAACCTCGGCCACTCCCAGTCGCTCGACCTCGTGGTGGCCGCCGCTGACTGCCACCGGGACCGCCACGACCTCGTCTACGTGGTGAATGGGGGAGGAGTCAGGGCCGACGACCTTCGGGCCGCCGCGGCCCAGCGGAAGAACCTGGTGGTGGTCGACTACCAGCCTGCCGACCGGGTGCCCGAGGTGCTGGCCAGTGCTGACCTCCACCTGGTGCCGTTGCGGGCCGGCCTGGGTGAGTCCAGCGTCCCGTCCAAGACCTACTCGGTCCTGGCCGCCGGGCGGCCGCTGATCGCCTCCATCGACGAGGATTCCGAGGTGGCCCGGGTGGTGGTCGAGGCGGGAGCCGGGCTGGCCGTGCCGCCCGACGACGTCGAGGCCCTCGTCGAGGCGGTGGAGGCGCTCGTCGCCGATCCGGAGCGCAGGACCCGGATGGGTGAGGCGGGCCGACGCTGGGCTAAGGCGTGGCGGTCGCCTGACCAGGTCGCCGTCACCTATGCCGAACTGGTGGCCGAACTGGGAGGCGCCGGGGCCTGA
- the galE gene encoding UDP-glucose 4-epimerase GalE, giving the protein MAVLVTGGAGYIGSHAAVVLHDAGRDVVVLDDLSNSSVAAVEALRALTRPDLPFIRADAADVDAVGRAIVDHGIDEVVHFAAFKSVSGSIADPDGYHRNNVGSTVGVVEAMRRNGVSRIVFSSSCTVYGEPTSLPVTEDSLIGASNPYGATKVACEELLAAEADVGGLDVLLLRYFNPVGAHSSGDLGEDPRGTPDNLVPYLMQVAVGRRERLSVFGDDYDTPDGSAIRDYIHVVDLAEGHLAALDALVGSDDEDVRGLPVRSAGCRAVNLGTGTGHSVLEVLAAAGRVVGRPVPYEVVGRRDGDIERIWADPSLAADLLGWSATRDLDEMLADHWRWQQRHPDGYDA; this is encoded by the coding sequence GTGGCCGTGCTGGTCACCGGCGGGGCCGGCTACATCGGCAGCCACGCCGCTGTGGTGCTTCACGACGCCGGCCGCGACGTGGTCGTGCTGGATGACCTCTCCAACTCGTCGGTGGCAGCAGTCGAAGCACTGCGGGCACTGACTCGGCCCGACCTCCCGTTCATCCGTGCCGATGCGGCTGACGTGGATGCCGTCGGGCGTGCCATTGTCGACCACGGGATCGACGAAGTCGTCCACTTCGCTGCGTTCAAGTCGGTCAGCGGTTCGATTGCCGACCCGGACGGCTACCACCGCAACAATGTCGGCTCGACGGTCGGCGTCGTCGAAGCCATGCGTCGTAATGGCGTCTCCCGCATTGTCTTCTCGTCGTCGTGCACGGTCTACGGCGAACCGACCAGCCTGCCGGTCACCGAGGACTCTCTAATAGGCGCCTCCAACCCGTACGGCGCAACCAAGGTGGCCTGCGAGGAGTTGCTGGCCGCTGAGGCCGACGTCGGCGGGCTGGATGTCCTCCTGCTCCGGTACTTCAACCCGGTGGGCGCACACTCCAGTGGTGACCTGGGAGAGGACCCGCGTGGTACGCCGGACAACCTCGTGCCCTACCTCATGCAGGTGGCAGTCGGCCGCCGGGAGCGCCTTTCCGTATTCGGCGACGACTACGACACGCCGGACGGTTCGGCCATTCGCGACTACATCCATGTTGTGGACTTGGCCGAGGGCCACCTGGCGGCCCTGGACGCGCTCGTCGGATCGGATGACGAAGATGTCCGGGGTCTGCCAGTCAGGTCAGCGGGCTGCCGGGCAGTCAACCTGGGAACCGGCACCGGCCATTCCGTGCTCGAGGTGCTTGCCGCCGCTGGTCGGGTCGTCGGCCGCCCGGTGCCCTACGAGGTCGTGGGTCGTCGCGACGGTGACATCGAGCGGATCTGGGCTGACCCGTCGCTGGCGGCGGACCTGCTGGGCTGGAGTGCTACACGCGACCTCGACGAGATGCTGGCGGACCACTGGCGTTGGCAGCAGCGCCACCCCGACGGATACGACGCGTGA